The Chanodichthys erythropterus isolate Z2021 chromosome 12, ASM2448905v1, whole genome shotgun sequence genome contains a region encoding:
- the rpl24 gene encoding large ribosomal subunit protein eL24, which translates to MKVELCSFSGYKIYPGHGRRYARIDGKVFQFLNAKCESAFLSKRNPRQINWTVLYRRKHKKGQSEEVSKKRTRRAVKFQRAITGASLAEILAKRNQKPEVRKAQREQAIRAAKEAKKAKQATKKPSAQSTKAPAKAAPKQKIAKPMKVSAPRVGGKR; encoded by the exons ATGAA GGTCGAGCTGTGCAGTTTTAGTGGATATAAAATCTATCCCGGTCATGGCCGGCGCTACGCCAGGATCGATGGAAag GTTTTCCAGTTCCTGAATGCTAAATGTGAGTCTGCGTTCCTGTCCAAGAGGAACCCCAGACAGATCAACTGGACCGTTCTGTACCGGCGCAAACACAAGAAGGGCCAGTCT GAAGAGGTGTCTAAGAAGCGCACGCGGCGTGCGGTGAAGTTCCAGCGGGCGATTACCGGCGCGTCTCTGGCTGAGATCCTGGCCAAGAGGAACCAGAAGCCTGAAGTGCGTAAAGCGCAGAGAGAGCAAGCCATCAG GGCTGCCAAGGAGGCCAAGAAGGCAAAGCAGGCGACTAAGAAGCCGTCCGCCCAGAGCACCAAG GCCCCTGCTAAAGCTGCACCAAAACAGAAGATTGCCAAGCCCATGAAGGTCAGCGCCCCTCGCGTCGGTGGCAAGCGTTAA